From Aptenodytes patagonicus chromosome 1, bAptPat1.pri.cur, whole genome shotgun sequence, one genomic window encodes:
- the ZIC5 gene encoding zinc finger protein ZIC 5 yields the protein MFLKAGRGKKITTASVDGLGCVVMEPPLSKRNPTLRLADLAAAQPHPHQNMTGFPGLGNHHVHPHHAAHLHPGDAGGDPGGALTPLGPEHMAQPAALKLTPEALTAAAAAFAAPAATTAAAAAATAAAATTAAAYAPPAAALPGYPSGGAAGRDFLLRRELPAAAAAVHGALGEQHPPAGSPHLPHPPPHGVFISAAGTYGAADGAHAAFPPPPPGEQGAPAGRHPPLNGQMRLGLAAAAGELYGRAEAHYGAAAASSSALQGYGSVNLNLAAAAAGPAAAGAFLRYMRQPIKQELICKWIDREPPPPPPPPPPPPGGRKPCSKTFSTMQELVSHVTVEHVGGPEQSSHVCYWEECPREGKPFKAKYKLINHIRVHTGEKPFPCPFPGCGKVFARSENLKIHKRTHTVPAEPGRRAQGGGRRLMEDASFSLRIRGGNFKAAPAARRDFEERELREEGAALPGAPGGQAGPAAGLLEGLGLTGCV from the exons ATGTTTTTGAAGGCgggtagagggaaaaaaataacaacagcgAGCGTAGATGGGCTTGGCTGTGTCGTTATGGAGCCCCCTTTGAGCAAGAGGAACCCGACACTGAGATTAGCGGATTTGGCAGCGGCTCAGCCCCATCCTCACCAGAACATGACAGGCTTCCCGGGGCTGGGGAACCACCACGTCCACCCCCACCACGCGGCCCACCTCCACCCCGGGGACGCGGGCGGCGACCCCGGCGGCGCCCTCACGCCGCTCGGACCCGAGCACATGGCGCAGCCCGCCGCCCTCAAGCTCACGCCCGAGGCGctcaccgccgccgccgccgccttcgccgcgcccgccgccaccaccgccgccgccgccgccgccaccgccgccgccgccaccaccgccgccgcctacgcgccgcccgccgccgccctcccgggCTACCcgtcggggggggcggcgggccgggacTTCCTCCTGCGGCGGgagctgcccgccgccgccgccgccgtgcacGGGGCGCTGGGCGAGCAGCACCCGCCCGCCGGCTCCCCCCACCTCCCGCACCCGCCGCCCCACGGCGTCTTCATCTCGGCCGCCGGCACCTACGGCGCGGCCGACGGGGCGCACGCCGccttcccgccgccgccgcccggcgagCAGGGCGCGCCCGCCGGCCGCCACCCGCCGCTCAACGGGCAGATGCGCCTGGGgctggcggccgccgccggggagcTCTACGGGCGCGCCGAGGCGCACtacggggccgccgccgcctcctcctcggCGCTGCAAGGCTACGGCTCCGTCAACCTCaacctggcggcggcggcggccggcc cggcggcggccggggccttCCTGCGGTACATGCGGCAGCCCATCAAGCAAGAGCTGATCTGCAAGTGGATCGACCGGGagccgcctccccctcctccgcctccgccgccgccaccgggcgGTAGGAAGCCTTGCTCCAAAACTTTCAGCACGATGCAGGAGCTGGTGAGCCATGTCACCGTGGAGCACGTCGGCGGGCCCGAGCAGAGCAGCCACGTGTGCTACTGGGAGGAGTGTCCCCGCGAAGGCAAGCCCTTCAAAGCGAAATACAAACTCATCAACCACATCCGAGTGCACACGGGAGAGaagcccttcccctgccccttccccggcTGCGGGAAGGTCTTCGCCCGCTCCGAAAACCTCAAGATCCACAAGCGGACTCATACAG TGCCCGCGGAGCCGGGGAGGAGGGCGCAGGGCGGGGGAAGGCGCTTGATGGAGGACGCTTCCTTCTCTTTGCGGATCCGAGGAGGAAATTTCAAAGCAGCCCCGGCTGCCCGGCGGGACTTCGAGGAGCGGGAGCtgcgggaggagggagcagcactCCCGGGGGCGCCCGGGGGACAGGCTGGGCCCGCTGCGGGGCTCCTGGAGGGGCTCGGGCTTACGGGGTGTGTTTGA